Proteins co-encoded in one Lynx canadensis isolate LIC74 chromosome C1, mLynCan4.pri.v2, whole genome shotgun sequence genomic window:
- the TMEM275 gene encoding transmembrane protein 275, whose translation MPPPEKSRGAPAQALAGRARGRLPGLPSPALFCACGLCVLLAGVNVTLVGAFASFPPRSNAPLVVGPALLALALVCFAACCACSRRGPAPRARSAAASGPGRGGGGGPVALEMESSERTAQDTTAVQLSPAASAASSSRSSPGPFALDASAPAAAYAPRTEGVQLNLPRERVAP comes from the coding sequence ATGCCGCCCCCAGAGAAGAGCCGAGGCGCCCCGGCCCAGGCGCTCGCGGGCCGCGCTCGGGGTCGGCTGCCCGGGCTGCCGTCGCCGGCGCTGTTCTGCGCCTGCGGCCTGTGCGTGCTGCTGGCGGGCGTGAACGTGACGCTGGTGGGCGCCTTCGCCTCCTTCCCACCCCGGAGCAACGCGCCGCTCGTCGTGGGGCCGGCGCTGCTGGCGCTGGCGCTCGTCTGCTTCGCGGCCTGCTGCGCGTGTAGCCGCCGGGGCCCGGCGCCCCGCGCGCGCTCGGCGGCGGCCTCGGGCCCgggccggggcggcggcggcgggccggTGGCGCTGGAGATGGAGAGCAGCGAGCGCACGGCGCAGGACACCACGGCCGTGCAGCTCAGCCCTGCCGCCTCGGCCGCGTCTTCGAGCCGCTCCAGCCCCGGCCCCTTCGCCCTGGACGCCTCCGCGCCCGCGGCGGCCTATGCGCCGCGCACCGAAGGGGTCCAGCTCAACCTGCCCCGGGAGCGCGTCGCCCCCTAG